In a single window of the Gossypium hirsutum isolate 1008001.06 chromosome A13, Gossypium_hirsutum_v2.1, whole genome shotgun sequence genome:
- the LOC107894227 gene encoding cyclase-associated protein 1-like, producing the protein MEAKLIERLEAAVARLESLSAGGISDRGLPDGVDEVSSDPSVLAFDDLMDQYAARVSAAAEKIGGQVLDVTKLVLEAFSVQKKLLIEIKQTQKPDMAGLVEFLKPLNEVILKVNAMTEGRRSDFFNHLKSAGDSLSALAWIAYTGKDCGMSMPIAHVEESWQMAEFYNNKVLVEYRNKDQIHVEWAKALKELYLPGLRDYVKSHYPLGPVWSASGKKASSAPPKAPPPGAPAPPPPPPASLFSSEPSQPSSSNPKQGMSAVFQEISSGNVSAGLKKVTADMKTKNRTDRTGVVSASGKETRSSSPSFSKAGPPKLELQMGRKWAVENQIGRKNLVIDDCDAKQSVYIYGCKDSVLQIQGKVNNITIDKCTKMGVVFKDVVAACEVVNCNGVEVQCQGSAPTISVDNTSGCQLYLSKDSLGTSITSAKSSEINVLVPTGPDGDWGEHSLPQQYIHVFKDGQFETTPVSHSGA; encoded by the exons ATGGAGGCGAAGCTGATAGAGAGGCTGGAAGCCGCGGTGGCTCGGCTGGAGTCTCTATCGGCCGGTGGAATCTCGGATAGGGGATTACCGGACGGTGTTGATGAGGTGTCTTCGGATCCTTCGGTTTTGGCGTTTGACGATCTGATGGATCAATATGCGGCTAGGGTTTCGGCTGCTGCCGAGAAGATTGGAGGTCAAGTGCTGGATGTGACTAAGCTAGTTCTCGAGGCATTCTCTGTTCAAAAGAAACTTCTTATCGAGATCAAGCAGACTCAG AAACCTGATATGGCGGGCTTGGTCGAATTTCTCAAACCACTGAATGAAGTGATCTTGAAGGTTAATGCTATGACGGAAGGGAGGCGATCTGATTTCTTCAACCACTTGAAGAGTGCTGGAGACAGTCTTTCAGCTTTAGCATGGATTGCTTACACAGGCAAAGATTGTG GTATGAGCATGCCTATCGCACATGTGGAAGAAAGTTGGCAGATGGCTGAATTTTATAACAACAAG GTTCTTGTAGAGTACAGAAACAAAGATCAGATCCATGTTGAATGGGCCAAAGCTTTGAAGGAACTGTATTTACCGGGTCTGAGGGATTATGTCAAAAGCCATTATCCTCTTGGCCCGGTATGGAGTGCTTCCGGTAAAAAGGCATCTAGTGCTCCGCCAAAAGCTCCTCCACCAGGGGCCCCTGCACCTCCTCCCCCTCCACCTGCTTCTCTTTTCAGCTCAGAACCTTCTCAGCCTTCTTCATCAAATCCAAAACAAGGGATGTCAGCTGTTTTCCAAGAAATTAGTAGTGGGAATGTCTCTGCAG GCCTGAAGAAGGTTACTGCTGATATGAAGACAAAGAACCGTACAGATAGAACAGGTGTTGTTAGTGCCAGTGGAAAGGAAACACGTTCAAGCTCCCCTTCTTTCTCAAAAGCCGGACCACCCAAACTAGAGCTGCAAATGGGTCGCAA GTGGGCTGTTGAGAACCAAATTGGAAGAAAGAACTTAGTTATTGATGACTGTGATGCCAAACAGTCTGTGTATATTTATGGATGCAAAGATTCTGTTTTGCAGATTCAGG GGAAAGTCAACAATATAACCATTGACAAATGCACTAAGATGGGAGTGGTATTTAAG GATGTTGTGGCTGCTTGTGAGGTAGTAAACTGCAATGGTGTTGAGGTGCAATGTCAG GGTTCTGCTCCAACAATTTCAGTGGACAACACATCTGGCTGTCAGTTGTACTTAAGCAAAGACTCTTTAGGGACATCTATAACATCAGCAAAGTCAAGTGAGATCAATGTGTTGGTGCCTACCGGACCTGATGGTGACTGG GGGGAGCATTCATTGCCGCAACAGTATATCCATGTATTTAAGGATGGTCAATTTGAAACTACCCCAGTGTCGCACTCAGGAGCATAA